One Nicotiana tomentosiformis chromosome 4, ASM39032v3, whole genome shotgun sequence genomic window carries:
- the LOC104106950 gene encoding putative nucleobase-ascorbate transporter 10, whose amino-acid sequence MSSGGGENGAKKAEELHPHPVMEQLKNVQYCVNSPPPLSEALFLGFQHYILSLGNIVLIPSIIVPQMGGGNDEKAKVVQTMLFISGVNTLLQSLFGTRLPLVIGGSYAYLIPVTSIIQANRSSVLQDPELKFMHTMRGIQGALIVTSGFQIIMGFFGLWRNLVRLLSPLSVAPLVTLTGLGLYHLGFPLIAECIEVGIPQLIFMVVITQYLPTYLKLKRPICDRFAMLFSIAIIWFYAAILTWSGAYKNAKEATCCTDSSGLISGSPWIDIPYPFQWGVPTFNFGDALTMMFASFVASVESTGVFLASARYGSATPVPPSVISRGVGWLGIGTLLNAAFGCVTGCTATAENAGLLAMTRVGSRRVAQISAAFMIFFSILGKFGAIFASIPASIMAAIYCIFFGYVSSAGLGFLQFCNLNSFRTKFILGFSLFLGLSLPQYFREHQLCSGSGPLHTHSRWFNDIMSVIFMSHATVAAVVAVFLDRTLPISNDEARKDNGSHWWDKFVVYTKDVRSDEFYKLPCQLNSFFPPY is encoded by the exons ATGTCTAGTGGAGGTGGTGAGAATGGAGCTAAAAAAGCAGAGGAATTACATCCTCATCCAGTTATGGAACAACTTAAGAATGTACAATACTGTGTTAACAGCCCACCACCTTTGT CAGAAGCATTATTCTTGGGGTTTCAACATTACATATTGAGTCTTGGTAATATTGTCTTAATTCCTAGCATCATAGTTCCTCAAATGGGAGGTGGCAAT GATGAGAAGGCAAAAGTAGTACAGACAATGCTTTTTATTTCAGGAGTGAATACATTACTACAATCCTTATTTGGGACCAGATTGCCATTGGTAATAGGTGGTTCATATGCATACTTGATACCTGTTACCTCAATTATCCAGGCTAATAGGTCCTCAGTTCTTCAGGATCCTGAGCTG AAGTTTATGCATACAATGAGGGGCATACAGGGAGCTCTTATTGTTACTTCTGGTTTCCAAATTATAATGGGCTTCTTTGGCCTGTGGAGAAATCTTGTAAG GTTACTTAGCCCTCTATCTGTGGCACCACTTGTTACTTTGACTGGACTAGGGCTCTACCATCTTGGCTTCCCATTG ATTGCAGAATGTATCGAAGTTGGGATACCACAGTTAATTTTCATGGTTGTCATCACACAG TATCTACCAACATATCTCAAATTAAAGAGGCCGATATGTGACCGGTTTGCAATGCTCTTCTCTATAGCAATTATATGGTTTTATGCAGCAATCTTGACCTGGAGTGGTGCATACAAGAATGCAAAGGAAGCAACTTGCTGCACTGATAGCTCTGGACTCATTTCTGGATCTCCTTG GATAGATATACCATATCCATTTCAATGGGGGGTTCCTACCTTCAACTTTGGAGATGCTTTAACCATGATGTTCGCTTCTTTTGTTGCTTCAGTTGAG TCAACTGGTGTATTCCTTGCATCAGCGAGATATGGAAGCGCTACACCAGTGCCACCTTCTGTCATTAGCCGGGGCGTTGGTTGGCTG GGGATAGGGACTTTGCTAAATGCTGCTTTTGGTTGTGTCACTGGTTGCACTGCTACAGC GGAAAATGCTGGTCTCTTGGCAATGACAAGAGTTGGAAGCCGAAGAGTCGCACAAATATCTGCTGCTTTTATGATTTTCTTCTCCATCTTAG GAAAATTTGGAGCAATTTTTGCTTCAATACCTGCATCAATCATGGCTGCCATATATTGTATTTTCTTTGGATATGTCT CTTCTGCTGGTCTTGGATTTCTCCAATTCTGTAACCTTAACAGCTTTAGGACAAAGTTCATATTAGGATTTTCTCTTTTCTTGGGATTATCCTTACCTCAGTATTTCAGAGAGCATCAGCTATGTTCTGGATCTGGTCCTCTTCATACACATTCAAGATGG TTTAATGACATAATGTCTGTCATCTTCATGTCACACGCCACGGTAGCTGCTGTAGTTGCTGTATTTTTGGACAGAACCCTCCCTATTAGTAACGATGAAGCTCGAAAAGATAATGGTTCGCATTGGTGGGACAAGTTTGTGGTATATACTAAAGATGTCAGGAGTGATGAGTTCTATAAATTACCATGCCAACTTAATAGCTTCTTCCCACCTTATTAG